Proteins co-encoded in one Methanosarcinales archaeon Met12 genomic window:
- a CDS encoding site-specific DNA-methyltransferase, which yields MEKFEFNKIYNMDCIDGMKHITDNTIDLVITDPPFAIDFKAKRNNYRRTQSRVLEGYNEIPKEEYYDFTLKWMKGVYRALKESGSMYVFSGWNNLKDILVAIDEIGFITVNHIIWKYQFGVVTKRKFVTSHYHCLYVCKNDEKRKFFPYSRYGKEDDDKDGGSLHYKDKEDVWIIKREYWTGDQKTPTKLPAELIKKILMYSSEEGDVVLDPFLGSGQVAVVSKMMKRQYIGFEIVKEYYEFAQKRLNENKYRIKEVEEKFQKTLNLFEIEG from the coding sequence ATGGAAAAATTTGAATTTAACAAAATATACAATATGGATTGTATTGATGGAATGAAGCATATCACCGATAATACGATAGACCTTGTTATTACAGACCCGCCTTTTGCCATAGATTTTAAAGCAAAAAGAAATAATTATCGCAGAACACAATCTCGGGTTTTAGAAGGATACAATGAAATACCAAAAGAAGAATACTATGATTTCACACTCAAATGGATGAAAGGGGTTTATAGGGCTCTTAAGGAATCAGGAAGTATGTATGTTTTTTCAGGATGGAATAATTTAAAAGACATATTAGTTGCAATTGACGAAATCGGTTTTATTACAGTTAATCATATTATCTGGAAATATCAATTTGGTGTTGTGACGAAAAGAAAATTTGTAACTTCCCATTATCACTGCCTTTATGTTTGCAAAAATGATGAAAAACGGAAATTTTTTCCTTATTCAAGATATGGAAAAGAAGATGATGATAAAGATGGTGGCAGCTTGCATTATAAAGATAAAGAGGATGTTTGGATAATCAAAAGAGAGTATTGGACAGGAGACCAGAAAACCCCAACAAAATTACCTGCTGAATTGATTAAAAAGATATTGATGTATTCAAGTGAAGAAGGAGATGTTGTTTTAGATCCTTTCTTAGGTTCCGGGCAGGTGGCAGTTGTTAGTAAAATGATGAAAAGACAGTATATTGGATTTGAAATTGTAAAAGAATATTATGAGTTTGCTCAAAAAAGGTTGAATGAAAATAAATATAGGATTAAAGAGGTAGAGGAAAAGTTCCAAAAAACATTGAATTTATTTGAAATAGAAGGATAA